Within Sorghum bicolor cultivar BTx623 chromosome 2, Sorghum_bicolor_NCBIv3, whole genome shotgun sequence, the genomic segment ATAACTAAATTATCCACACGACCACACTTACAATTTCAGAACTTCTTGTTTTTGTAGTGTCCTTTTCTAAACCAACGGTCAACGTTCTTTAGAgccgtttagtttccaaaattttttggttcaaggtattgtagcacttttgtttgtttgtggcaaataatgttcaactatagactaactaggttcaaaagattcatctcgtgatttacagacaaactgtgtaattagtttttgttttttttactatatttaatgcttcatgcatgtgtcgcaagattcgatgtgacggaaatcttgaaaaatttttggttttttggagtaaacaaggccttagagcaactccaacagtttgctaaaagtaCTTGGCATTCTAGAATTTTTGCTAAAACCACAAAAAacagcctccaacaagttggcaaaactactTGACAATTTTATGAGCTTGGCAAAATTCctccttcacttggcaaatatgccaagtcctccatcacttggcatcacGTGTATCCTAATTTGCCAACTaattttgccaacttgttggaggctcaattttgtGATTTTGGCAAAAATCCTAGGATGCCAAGTTCTTTTGCCGAGCCCAAATAGTAAACTGTTGGAGAATGCCTCTTTTTTATTTGGCATTTggttttgagacttggcaaaactatagatttaccaagtgagttttagcaaactgttgaagTTGCTCTTAGCTGAAGAAGATGCACTTTACATCAATTTAATTAAAAATGAAACTGATAATACAGGCATAGCTATAGCAGATTTCTTAATTTTGGATcaccatttaggccttgtttagtttgtaaaaattttggtttttgtctactatagcacttttgtttttatttgacaaacattgtccaatcacggagtaattaggctcaaaaaattcatctcacaaattataagtaaactgtgtaattagtttttattttcatctatatttaataattcataCATGcgattaaagattcgatgtgacggggaatcttgaaaattttttgcaagGCCTTATGTTAGGTGCTGGCGTGCTGCAAACCTTGAACCAGGCAAAGTCTTCGGCCAGCCTGTGTCGGGCCCGCCATTGAAGAAACGAAGAGCTGCTGCAAAGTCAACGCTTCACCGAAGTGAAGGGTACTCCGTGACCCCACCACACAGGATGGTTCTTGCAGCCAGATCTAGAGGGGAGGATCAATTGCTTGGAGAGGAGGATCAATCCCAACAAGGATTTTGGGGAACTAGCGACATCTGAAGATGGGAGGAGTTGGGGAGAAGATTTTAACGGGGGTGATGAGCACCGTGCTCGGCAAGCTCACTAGCCTCATCGAGAAGAAGTACACCGAGCTCAAGAATGTGAGGAAGAAGCTGGAGCAGCTCAGGAAGGAGCTGGTGGCCATCAACCTCGCGCTGGAGAAGCTCGCGGCCATGGAGAACCCAGACGCGCAGGCGAAGGCCTGGGCGGCGGAGATGCGCGAGCTGGCCTACGACTTGGAGGACAGCATCGATCTGTTCACCCACCATGCCGACCATGAGCCGGTGGACACCACCACCGGAGCCAAGAGATTCTTCCGCAACAAGATCAGAAAGCTCAAGAAACTACACTACCGCCACAAGTTTTCTAAGGAGATCCAACAACTTTTTGATCTTGTCAACGAAGCATACGGGCGTAGAAAGAGATACAAGATTGAAGAGCGCAGCTTCTGCAGTTCTAGCATCTCGTGCGCGGAGATCGATCCTCGGTTACAGGCACTCTATGTGGAGGTGGAAAAACTCGTGGGCATTGAAAAACCAAGCCACGAGATCATCGGTCGGCTCGTCGGCGAGAACCTGGCAAAGGGATGTAGCATTGTCTCCATTGTTGGATGTGGAGGTTCAGGCAAGACTACGCTCGCAAAACAAGTGTACGAGAAAATCAAGGGTCGGTTTTCCTGTGCAGCTTTCGTGTCTGTATCACAGAAGCCCAACATGAGTAACCTTCTACGGGAGCTACAATATCAAACTGGAGTTACAGAATGGATGACAATGGGATCTTGCAGTGACCTACAACTGATCGACCAACTAAGATCACATCTCGAAAATCAAAGGTTAGTTTACcatttgtttttccttttgGCATGCATCGATACTCGGTACACTTAATTTTAGAAATTTGTGAATCTTACTACTATCTACTAGTGGTTATTTGTGGGTAAGGGTAACCGAATACACCTGCATAACCTTTAGTTACTATATGTTTCTTTACACGACAATAACTCATTTTTGCAATTTGTATGTCTGTAATCCAAAACTTAAACAATCGAATTCTAAGAACCCTTTAGTTATTTCAACATCACGGTAATGCAAATATACAGTGTAAACAATGGTATGTATTGAACAAAGAATGCTAGACTAAAACTCCTGTAACATATTTACATGCATGCAAAGTATGTTTATTGCAAAAGCTCACAAACTTGGTTATATAGGTATCTTGTTGTAATTGACGACGTTTGGACAGCGGAAGCATGGCAATACATACAATATGCTCTTCCTAAAAATGCCCTTACAAGTAGAATAATCATGACAACACGCATCAACAGTGTAGGCCAGTTGTGCCGCACTTCAGATGAGGGCTTTCTTTATCAAATGAAACCTCTTGGCATAAGCAGTGGCGGATCCAGAAACGGATCAAGAGGGGGGCTAAATAACATAggctaatttttttttcttgttcaaTGCAGAATGCACTAATAGATATAGCTAAGATTGATAATTTAATATTAATTCAAagtgttcaaagacaaagattcGTAGAATAAACATACAACAATACCAAATATATGAAATCTTTTGCAAAAAAGAAAACCTATTAAAAGATTTTTGAGTCCAAGAGGGGGGCTGCAGCCACcccagccccccccccccccccccccccccttgcaTCTGCCAATGGGCATAAGTGATTCTGAAAATTTATTTCTCAAAAGGACATTATGTGCCAATGAAGATAAGTTTCCTGTTCAACTGGAGGGGATTAAAAATGAGATACTTGAAAAATGCGATGGTTTGCCACTTGCTATTGTTACTCTAGCTAGCTTGTTAGCTACTAAACCGAGAACCAAGGAAGAATGGGAGAGGGCACTTATTTCTATCAGTTCTATGCATGAAAAAGACAGTGGGCTGGAAGTAATAGATAAGATACTATCTCTCAGTTACAATGATCTACCTTACCATTTGAGAAATTGCTTATTGCATCTCAGCACATTTCCAGAGGATCATGAGATTTACAAAGATATCTTGGTATGGAGATGGATAGCTGAAGGATTTATAACTAAAACACAAGATTTAACTTTGAAACAAGTTGCCGAGAATTACTTTAATGAGTTGATAAATAGGAGTTTGATCCAACCCATAACCTTGGCTCCAAGGTATGGAATGTGTGCAGAAGAAGGATGTCGAGTCCATGATATTGTATTGAACTTCCTCATCTCTCGGTCAGCTGAAGAAAATTTTGTAACTATGTTGGATGGCCAGGGCCTTCCACTTTCAGATCAAAGGATTCACCGGCTTTCTGTCTGGTATAATTCAATACATGCACTGGCAGTCTCTCGAAGAACCATGAATCTGTCTCATCTCCGTTCAATTAGTATATGCGACGTTGGAGGCTGGACGATGCCTCCTGTTTTGGACCTACCTATTCTTCGGGTGTTAGATATAGAAGAGGAATACAATGATTTGAGGATTCATGGTCCAGATGGCATTACAGGTTTATTTCAACTGGGGTATCGGAGGTTCTGTAGAGCAACTGGTGTCACACTACCAGCCCAAATTGGGAATCGGATTGCTGATCCAGATTGCATTTTACGTTTATTCCATCTGAGGTATCTGAGGTTTGGTGGAGCAATGGATGTCATACTACCAGCTCAAATTGGGACTCTACAGTATCTGCAGACTCTTGATTTAAGCGGAGCTAGAGTAACACAGCTTCCAGAAAGTATTGTTCAGCTCAAGCGATTGATGTGTCTTGTTGGGCACCAACTCATGATGCCAGATGGATTTGGTAACATGGAATCCCTTGAGGAGTTAGGGAACCTCGATGGCTGCAACTGCTCCATAAATTTTGGGGAAGATCTAGCACTTTTGAGCAAGTTGAGGGTACTCCGAGTGACGTTCATGTGGAACAGAACAAGCGATCTGGGAGCTAGAAAGGAATCTTTGATTTCATCTCTCTGCAAACTCAGAGGAAAAAACCTTCGGTCTGTCTATATTTATGACAACATTGGTGGTGGAGATTGTCTTGTGGATTCATGGTACCCTGTACCATGCCGCCTCCAAAAGTTTATTCATATCAGTAAATACTTCAGGTTTCCAAAGTGGATTAATTCCAGTCTTTGTGATCTCACCTACTTGGATATACTTGTTCAGAAGATGGAAAGGGACTATCTGCTTATTCTAGAAGATTTGCCTGGCATTCGTGTCCTATACCTTGATGTGAAGGAAGTTGCAGAAGATGGACTCATCGTCAGTTACGGTGCATTTCGAAGTCTGACATGTTTCCAGTTCTATAATATAGATGGACCTGGTTTGGTATTTAAAGGAGGCATGCGAATGCTGGAATGGCTTAGGCTCGGATTCGACGCAGATAAAGCACGTTCAACATATGGCAGTTTAGAGGTTGGCATTGGGCACCTCTCACATGTCAAACGTATCGGTCTTACTATCCGGATGATTTCTGAAGGTGAAAATGATCCTGCGGAGAAGGCCGTCAAATCTGTCATCAATGGCCAAGTAAATATGCTTCCCAATTGTGCCACAGTTGACATCGGATTTAGTAGACGGAGTCGGTTTTCACCTGGCTGGCAGAACAGGGCCACATAGAAGAACCCATAGGACGTTGGCTTACTGTACTGTTCTACTGTATGTTTGCTTCTGCAGTTTGTGCTTGTTTTCAAACTGGAAACCTCGGACACTTGCACTATACATGATGTATTTAGGTTATTAGTAGGGGTATAGAATGTCGTCCCAGAAGGAACGACATGCAACCACAAGTTGTGGATGTGTTGTATAATAATCATTCGATTTTCTTCTTAATAATGCAGTGACAGGGTAATCTTCTGCGAAGAGAATTTGCCAAAATTTCTCTTCAAGACTGCTTCCTGATTGGTTGATTTGTGATTTGTTAGAGTTCGATAATCTTCATCAGGCAAATGATAATCTCACAGCTTCTTACATATATCTGTATGCTTCTTTTTCTTGTTACTTAGGCTTACGGATCTGGACACATACGCTAGGAGGGGCTTCTCTCATTTGTTTCCGTTCGCTTTTTCTTGTTACTTGTTCTACTAGTCAGctgtatttttcttttataataaatcagcagtgttttttttttataataaatcagcgaacagtattttcagcGGTAGCAGGGGCTTCAGACCCACTCCTTAGGTTATATAGTATATAGCTTTAGTACCGTGCTAGATCTGCCACTTCTTAGGCTTCATTGTAATGGGATATATGCCGCTTTGGTAAATTATGTTTGC encodes:
- the LOC8073117 gene encoding putative disease resistance RPP13-like protein 3 isoform X1 — its product is MGGVGEKILTGVMSTVLGKLTSLIEKKYTELKNVRKKLEQLRKELVAINLALEKLAAMENPDAQAKAWAAEMRELAYDLEDSIDLFTHHADHEPVDTTTGAKRFFRNKIRKLKKLHYRHKFSKEIQQLFDLVNEAYGRRKRYKIEERSFCSSSISCAEIDPRLQALYVEVEKLVGIEKPSHEIIGRLVGENLAKGCSIVSIVGCGGSGKTTLAKQVYEKIKGRFSCAAFVSVSQKPNMSNLLRELQYQTGVTEWMTMGSCSDLQLIDQLRSHLENQRYLVVIDDVWTAEAWQYIQYALPKNALTSRIIMTTRINSVGQLCRTSDEGFLYQMKPLGISDSENLFLKRTLCANEDKFPVQLEGIKNEILEKCDGLPLAIVTLASLLATKPRTKEEWERALISISSMHEKDSGLEVIDKILSLSYNDLPYHLRNCLLHLSTFPEDHEIYKDILVWRWIAEGFITKTQDLTLKQVAENYFNELINRSLIQPITLAPRYGMCAEEGCRVHDIVLNFLISRSAEENFVTMLDGQGLPLSDQRIHRLSVWYNSIHALAVSRRTMNLSHLRSISICDVGGWTMPPVLDLPILRVLDIEEEYNDLRIHGPDGITGLFQLGYRRFCRATGVTLPAQIGNRIADPDCILRLFHLRYLRFGGAMDVILPAQIGTLQYLQTLDLSGARVTQLPESIVQLKRLMCLVGHQLMMPDGFGNMESLEELGNLDGCNCSINFGEDLALLSKLRVLRVTFMWNRTSDLGARKESLISSLCKLRGKNLRSVYIYDNIGGGDCLVDSWYPVPCRLQKFIHISKYFRFPKWINSSLCDLTYLDILVQKMERDYLLILEDLPGIRVLYLDVKEVAEDGLIVSYGAFRSLTCFQFYNIDGPGLVFKGGMRMLEWLRLGFDADKARSTYGSLEVGIGHLSHVKRIGLTIRMISEGENDPAEKAVKSVINGQVNMLPNCATVDIGFSRRSRFSPGWQNRAT
- the LOC8073117 gene encoding probable disease resistance RPP8-like protein 4 isoform X2, producing MGGVGEKILTGVMSTVLGKLTSLIEKKYTELKNVRKKLEQLRKELVAINLALEKLAAMENPDAQAKAWAAEMRELAYDLEDSIDLFTHHADHEPVDTTTGAKRFFRNKIRKLKKLHYRHKFSKEIQQLFDLVNEAYGRRKRYKIEERSFCSSSISCAEIDPRLQALYVEVEKLVGIEKPSHEIIGRLVGENLAKGCSIVSIVGCGGSGKTTLAKQVYEKIKGRFSCAAFVSVSQKPNMSNLLRELQYQTGVTEWMTMGSCSDLQLIDQLRSHLENQRAFHFQIKGFTGFLSGIIQYMHWQSLEEP